TCTTGATCAGCCGGCCGGCCAGATCGTAGTCCATGGTCGTCTTGTTGGTCAGCGGATCTGTCACTGTTGTGACCTCACCGGCGGCATTCACCGTGTATGACGTTGCCTTGCTGCCAGGGGCGGTCTGCTTGAGCAGGCGGCCGGCGTCGTCGTACTCCATGGTGGTGGTGTACGCCGCGCTGGTGGGCTTGCGTTCGATCTGCGTGCCGGTGATCTGGCGGCCCAGGTCGTCGTAGGTGGCTTCGCTGCGCGCGCCCGTCGGGTCGATGGTGGCCAGCTTCTCCCCGGCCAGGTCATACTCGATCACGGTGCGGCCCGGGGTCTGCCCGTCCGGGGCCGGGTCGGTGATGCGTACCTGCCGGCCGAGCTGGTCGTATTCGAAACCGGTGACGTAGCCGCGGGGGTCGGTGGTGCGAATCACCTGGCCGGCCGCGTCGTACGCCCGGGTGACGTTCGGGGTGATGGTGGTGCCGCCGGGCGGGGTGTAGGGCGGGGCGGTGACGCTGGTGGGACGGCCGGCCTTGTCGAAGCCGGTGATGGTGGTACGGCCCTCGGCATCCACACTGTGCGTCAGCTGGCCGAAGGTGTCATACCCGGAGCGGACCGTGGGCCGGGCGTCTCTGGTGACGCCGGCTTTGTCCACCTTCACCTGCGGCCCTGTCGCCTCCACCAGCCGACCGAGTGCGTCGTAGCGCATCGTGCTGGTGAAGTCGGCCGCGGTCGCACCCTCGGCGTTGCCTCGCGGATCGGTGCTGGACGTGGCCAGACCGCGCTCGTCGTACGTGGTGCTGGTGACCAGATCGGTGTCGCCGTTTTCCACGGTCCGCTTGGTCACCTGATTGGCCTTGTTGTAGGCCAGCTCCTGCACCTCACTCCGGGTGGTCCCAGCCGCGGTCAGCGTGGCCTTGATGGGGTTGTTGTTGGCGTCATAGACGAAGGCGGTCTTGCGCTTGAGTGCGGCCGTGTCGAAAGTCTGCGAGGTCAAGCGGGCGGCGGCGTCGTACTCGAAGTCCGTGGTCGTGGATGTGGTCGCGTTGACGCTGGTGACCAGCTTAATGCGGTGACCCGCTGCGTCGTAGGTATGCGCCTCCAGGACCACGTCCCGTGGCGTGGTCGAGCCGTTGAGCTTGACATCGTCGGCGATCTTCTGGGACAGCAAATTGTCGCCGTGGTAGATGTAGGAGGTCTTACGGCCCATCGCGTCCACCTGAGTCGCCAACCGGCCACCCGGATCGTAGGAGAACGCCTCCAGCACCACGTCCTTGGCCGGCTGCGGCGCCACCGGACTGCCCGTCCACCCCTTCAACGTGCGCGAGGTCAGCTCTCCGCGCTTGCTGTACCCGTTCTCGACCACCACGCCAAGCGGGTCGGTCACCCGCGCCACCTGCCCAAGCGTGTTCCATGCCTGCCGGAGCACCCCGCCCTCGGAATCGGTGGTCGACTCCACCCGGCCGTGATCATCGTAGGCATACGTGGTGACCCGCTGCGAGTCACCACCGGTCAGGTCCGCGACGGTTTCGGACAACATGTTGCCGTCATCGTCGTAGGCGTAGCTGGTCTGCTGGGTGTGCGTCACGCCGGAGATCTCATTCTTGACCCCCGGCAAAGTGCGGGTGGCCGGTCGGCTACCCGGGTCGTAGGTGAGCGTGGTCGTCACCCCGTCCGGATGCGCGGCCGAGATCTCGGTGCTCGTGCGCGGGCGGCCCAACGCGTCGTAGGTCAGTTTGGTGACCAGCCCAGTGGGGCTGGTCTGCTCAGCCAGGTCACCGGCCGCGGTGTAGCGGTACTCCCAGGTGCTGCCACGCGCGTCGGTCTTGCTCTTCACGAGACCGGCAGGGGTGGTGCCGCCTCCGACCGCTGCCTCGCTGCCGTCGGTGTAGGCGATGCTGGTGGCGCGACCGTTGGGGAAGTCACTGGTCGCGGGGGTCGTCTGCTTGAGCTGCTCGCCGAAGGAGTTGTACTCCAACGTCGTGGCGTAGGTGTTGTCGGTAGCGCTGGCCGAGCGCGCATCGCGCAGCTTGGTCGGACGGTCGTTACGCGGATCAAACGGGTCGTTGGTGTTCAGGTAATACTCGGCATGCGCCGTCTGACAGGTGCCCGTCCGGCAGGTCGTGGTGGCGACCACATTGCCGTGAGCATCGTTGGCGTACTGAATCGTATTGGTGTTGGGGTCGGTGACCTTGGCTACGAAGCCGCCGGTGTCATAGGCGTAGCTTGTCTGCTTGCCCAGTTGATCGGTGCGTGAGGTCAGGCGCAGGCCTCGCCAGCCGTCGTAGGTGTAGATCACGGGTTCGCCGGCCGGATCGGTCACCGTGACGGTGGAGATGCCAGAGCTCGCGTTTACCGAGGGCTCTCCGACCTTCCAGGTACCGCCATGGACATCGGTATGCGTGACCACGCGATCGGTGGCGGTGTCGTAGGTGGTTTGCATCCAGACCCGCCCGGACGGGAGGGTGATCTTGCTCATGAGGTGCGGTGCAGCTGCACGGGCGGCTACATGCTGGCCTACCTCGGCTGGGCTGAGCGCGTGGTCGTAGACGGCGGCCTCATCCAGGAGTCCGGTCAGCGCGAAGCTGGCCCCGCCGGTTGGGCTCGCTGGCCACTTGCCGGCCAGGAATCCCTTACCCAGTTGGGAGGTCTCGGGCCATTCGCCCAATCCAGTACCCGGCGCGAAGCCGACCTCTTGCCCATCCAAGTAGAGTCGCTGCACCCCACCTGCCAGCGTCAACGCCACGTGATGCCAGGCCCCGTCACTCACTGCAGCGGAGCTGGTAATCGGCTGCGGTGCGGGGGTGAGCGACGCTCGGTATTGTCCCCGTAACTTGCCATCGGTGCCCACGTACAACGCCGACTGGGCGCCCTCGGCGGTGTTGCCGCCGACCGTCAAAATGGTGCCGGGCTGAGTGGTGTTGAACCATGCCTCAAAGGAGACCGCGTCTCCTAGGCGGGCGAAGAGGTGCCGTGGCAGCGTGATGTCACTTTGTCCGGTGAGCTTCGCGGCGGTGTTGGTGCTGCCACCCAGAGGGCCGGGCTGCCCCAAGGTGACTTGCGTGTAGGTGGCGTCACCTGCGCTCCGCGCAGAGTCGACCGCTGTGGAGGCGCCAGCGGCCTCGCCCAGCCGCCAGTACCCGACCGGGTCAGAGTTGGCCACCACGCTGGCGTATTGGGATCCGGTGCCATAGTCAAACGTGGTGCATTTGTGATCCGGTGAGCATGCCCGGACCAGCTTGTCCCCCTCATAACCGTAAGTCCAGGTCAGCGCGGCCCCATCGACCGGATCGGTGGACACGCTCGTGACATGACCGCCGCCCCAGCCGAAGGTCAGGGACCGGCCGCCGGTCGCAGTCACCTTCGCCAACCGACCGTCGGTTCCATAGGCCAGATCCTGGCCGCGACCCCGGGAATCGTTCACCCGCACCAGTCGGCCGGTGGCGTCGAACACATAGGTGACCCCGGCCTTGTCCATCACCTGCCAGCCGCTGGCCGTCTGCGACGCCGTGGCGAACATGCCAGGCGGTGACTGGAAGGTGCCGTCTCCATTGGCCTGGAACCGCACCTGCCGCCCGTCCGGATAGGTGACCAGCAGTGAGTCGTGCCAACCTTCATACAGTTGGCGCACCTCGTCATCCGTCATCGCCCGGCCGTACACGGCCACATCGTCGATTGCTCCCGTCAGGCGGTCGACCATGTAACCATTGCCTTTGGCCCGGCCGATCTGGAACGCCCCCTGCGCGTCCCAGGTGCTGGTGTGAGCGCTCTGCCCCACTAGCACGCCATCGACGTACAGCCGCAATTGGCCTGCTGTTTGGTCGTAGACGCCCACCAGATGGGTCCAGCGATTGAGCTGCGCGGTCTCGCTGGACACCTGCCGTGTATAGGCACTGCTGTTGGCGTCATCCTGGAACATCAGCATGCGCCACTTTTGATCACTTGGCCCATAAGCGAGCTTGAAGCCGCTGTTGACGGCGCCGTCCTGGCTCACCACAGCCATGTCCTGGTCGCCGCGGCCCAGTTTCACCCATGCGGACACCGAGAAACTCTTGTTCGTATGCACCACCTGGCCGGTCGTGCCCAGCGCTCCCTGGCCGTCCAGGGTCACGGCCTTCCCGACCCGGCCCGTTCCCCATGCTGCGGTGCCGTTCGCGGTGATCGGATGGCCGCCTCCTGAGGCGTCGGCCGCGGTTGTCCCCGATCCCTCGTCCATCCGCCACTCGCCCACAGGCCGCCCACGGGTCGATTCCGGGACCACCTTGGCATCCCAGGGGGTCGACCAGCCCGCCCCGAACATTCCATCCCGGCGCGGGTCCAGGCTGTTATAGGAGCGCATCACCGACAGAGGCAGTCCAGCTGTAGGCACCGTCACATCGGTGAAGTTCGTGGTGTAGTTACCCGTCGCCGGCAAGAACTCTTGTCCGCCCGGATTCGGTGTGGACAACAGCGACGACACAGAGGGCTGGCGCACCCCCGTGGTGAACGACCCTGTCCACGAAGTCGTCAGGCCATTGAGATGGTCGGAGACAGTGACCGTCCACGTGTACTCCTTCCCCCACTCCAGCTTGGCCGACGCCGGCACTCTCCACTGGCCCGGGCCCAGCGAGCCTGAGTTCCGGCAACCGCTGGTGGTTCCCTTCAGGCACACCGAGAACGAATACAACACCCAAGATCCGGCATTGCTGTACCCGCGTGCGCCCAGCACCGGTGTCAAGGACGATACGAGCATCCCGTCATACGGAAACACCTCGACCAAGCTCGGCGGATTCTGCACAGGATCGGGATTTGTGGTCAGGCATCCCCCGGAGTCAATCCAGTATCCGAAATCGTTCTGGCTACCCGGTGCCACAAGCCCGGGGGCTCCCAGCCGTCCAGCCGTCCACACTCGCCACTGGCGGGCGGAGTTCATGTAGGCGACCTGTTCGCCCGCAGCATAGTTCCGCGCGTACCACACGGTGTAGCCCCGACACGGCTCATCCGCCGCTGTGCTCGTCACCAGCGCCCGCTGCTCGACAGGCAGCGCCCCCTTCGGCCTCACATGGCCATCAGCGGCTCTGCTCTTGCTCTTGCCCGCCTTCGGCTGCGTCACTGCGGTATCCACCAGTGACGGCAGGCCTCGCGATGTGCCAGCCATCTGCTCGGGCGTGCCAGGCAGCGCCTCCTTCGCTCTCACCCTCAAGGCCTCAGTCTCAGCATGAGCGGCCGCCGGATTCACCGCTAAGCCCGGTAAGAACGTCAAGAGAAGCGCCAGCACCATCTGCAGCGAACAAGCCCATGACAAGAACCGGCGCATACGCCATCACGCTCCGAATCACAACGCACAACACCCGACAAGGCGCTGAACGCCGCTCTCCACCACAGCAACAAGGTTTGTCTGCTGCACGTGACTCGGAGCCGTCAGCCTCCGCGATCAAGTTCGCATTGTTCGCCGAAGCCGACAAGAGGGATAATGATCACAAAACGGAAACTGGATCTATCTGGAGAGTTGCATTCCGTGAAGGCAGGCTGAGAGGAGGGCATAGAAAACGCGGCGAGCATGCGAGAGGCGGCCAGGCCACGTGCCATGGAGGTCTAGAGCCTGGAATCGCGGGCAGTTCCCAGGTCTTTGACGGACTTTCGGGAGAACTCATGAGCGAGGCTGCGACCATGGCACGCCGGGCTGCGGACAGCCCGGCCATGGAGAAGCTTGCGCGGGTCGGCCTGGTCTGCCGTGGCGTGCTGTACGGGCTGATCGGCATCCTGGCCGTTCAGATCGCGCTGGGTGACGGCGGCCGGGAGGCGGACAAGAACGGGGCGATCGCCACGGTCGCCGATCTGCCGTTCGGGGCCGTGCTCCTGTGGGTCATGGCCGTCGGTTTCGCCGGGCTGACCCTGTGGCAGGCATCCGAAGCGATCTTCGGGCACGGCAAGGTCCTGGACCGGGTGGAGGCGGGCAGCCGGGTGGTGGTGTACGCGTTCGTGTGCACCGCGCTGCTGACCCTGCTGCTGAGCGGCAAGAGCCAGTCCGACGACAAGAGGTCCCACGACCTGACGGCCAAGCTGCTCGACCTGCCCGCAGGGCAGCTGATCGTGGGCGCGATCGGGCTCGGCATCGTCGCGCTCGGCGCCTACTGGGTGTGGTACGGCTTCAAGAAGAAGTTCCGCAAGGAGCTGCGGCCGATGCCGCCCAGGGCCGGCAAGGTGATGGACCGGCTCGGGCTCGCCGGGTACCTGGCGCGCGGGCTGATCGCCGGTCTGGCCGGGATCTTCGTGGTCCAGGCGGCCATCACGTTCGACCCTGACAAGGCCGGGGGCATCGACGCGACGCTCAGGGCGTTCGCGGACACCCCGGTCGGTCCGTGGCTGCTGGTGGTCGTGGCGCTCGGGCTGCTGCTGTTCGCGGGGTACTGCTTCGGAGAGGCGCGCTGGCGGCGTACATGAGACTCGACGACTGGTTCCTCACGGCCGAGGAGCGCGGCAACGGCTCGAGCAAGCTGGCGCCCTGGACGGAGGGGAATCTGGTGCGCCCCCTCATCCACGGCTCCGCCTATTTCGGCGAGCTCAGCGCGTGCCTGGCCGCCCTCGGCAAGGACGACCTGCTGCTGTTCGCCGACTGGCGCGGCGACCCCGACGAACGGCTCACGCCGGACGGCCCGGAGGTGGCGGCCGCGATGGCGGGCGCGGCCAAGAGAGGCGCGCTGGTCAGGGGCCTCATCTGGCGCTCGCACCTGGACTTCCTGCGCTTCAGCTCGGCCGAGAACCGGCACCTCGGCGAGGACATCGAGGAAGCGGGCGGACAGGCGCTGCTCGACACCCGGGTCCGGCGCGGCGGCGCGCACCACCAGAAGTTCGTCGTCCTGCGTCATGACCGCGATCCCGGCAGGGACGTGGCGTTCGTCGGCGGCATCGACCTGTGTCACAGCCGCCGCGATGACGCCGAGCACCTGGGCGATCCGCAGGCGGCGCCGATGCCCGACTCCTACGGCGAGCGCCCTCCATGGCACGACGCCCAGGTGGCGATCAACGGCCCGGCCGTGGCCGAGGTGGAGAAGGTCTTCTGCGAGCGCTGGGAGGATCCGGCGCCCGAGACCCGCCAGCCGTTCAGGCGGCTGCGCGACCGCCTGACCCGTATGGCCGACGTGCCGCCGCTGCCGAAGCCGGGCCCGCCGCCGCGGCCCGCCGGTCGGCATGCCGTGCAGCTGCTGACCACGTATCCGCACCTGCCCCGCGCGCTTCCGTTCGCGCCGGAGGGTGAGCGGAGCGTGGCCAAGGCGTACCACAAGGTGCTGGGGCGGGCGCGGTCGCTGGTCTACCTGGAGGACCAGTACCTCTGGTCCACGGAGGTGATCGAGCCGTTCGCCCGGGCGCTGGAGCGCGAGCCGGGACTCCACATGATCATCGTGGTGCCGCGCCATCCCGACCAGGACGGCTGGCTGGCCGGACCGGCCAGCCTGATCGGCAGGGCGGAGGCGCTTTCCAGGCTGATGCGGGCCGGGAACGGGCGGGTCGCGATCTACGACCTGGAGAACCACCAGGGCACGCCGGTGTACGTGCACGCCAAGGTATGCGTGGTCGACGACGTGTGGGCATCCGTCGGCTCCGACAACGTCAACCTGCGCTCGTGGACGTACGACTCCGAGCTGAGCTGCGCCGTGATCGACGAGGAGCCCGATCCGCGCCCGCCC
This genomic interval from Nonomuraea helvata contains the following:
- a CDS encoding LamG-like jellyroll fold domain-containing protein, with product MRRFLSWACSLQMVLALLLTFLPGLAVNPAAAHAETEALRVRAKEALPGTPEQMAGTSRGLPSLVDTAVTQPKAGKSKSRAADGHVRPKGALPVEQRALVTSTAADEPCRGYTVWYARNYAAGEQVAYMNSARQWRVWTAGRLGAPGLVAPGSQNDFGYWIDSGGCLTTNPDPVQNPPSLVEVFPYDGMLVSSLTPVLGARGYSNAGSWVLYSFSVCLKGTTSGCRNSGSLGPGQWRVPASAKLEWGKEYTWTVTVSDHLNGLTTSWTGSFTTGVRQPSVSSLLSTPNPGGQEFLPATGNYTTNFTDVTVPTAGLPLSVMRSYNSLDPRRDGMFGAGWSTPWDAKVVPESTRGRPVGEWRMDEGSGTTAADASGGGHPITANGTAAWGTGRVGKAVTLDGQGALGTTGQVVHTNKSFSVSAWVKLGRGDQDMAVVSQDGAVNSGFKLAYGPSDQKWRMLMFQDDANSSAYTRQVSSETAQLNRWTHLVGVYDQTAGQLRLYVDGVLVGQSAHTSTWDAQGAFQIGRAKGNGYMVDRLTGAIDDVAVYGRAMTDDEVRQLYEGWHDSLLVTYPDGRQVRFQANGDGTFQSPPGMFATASQTASGWQVMDKAGVTYVFDATGRLVRVNDSRGRGQDLAYGTDGRLAKVTATGGRSLTFGWGGGHVTSVSTDPVDGAALTWTYGYEGDKLVRACSPDHKCTTFDYGTGSQYASVVANSDPVGYWRLGEAAGASTAVDSARSAGDATYTQVTLGQPGPLGGSTNTAAKLTGQSDITLPRHLFARLGDAVSFEAWFNTTQPGTILTVGGNTAEGAQSALYVGTDGKLRGQYRASLTPAPQPITSSAAVSDGAWHHVALTLAGGVQRLYLDGQEVGFAPGTGLGEWPETSQLGKGFLAGKWPASPTGGASFALTGLLDEAAVYDHALSPAEVGQHVAARAAAPHLMSKITLPSGRVWMQTTYDTATDRVVTHTDVHGGTWKVGEPSVNASSGISTVTVTDPAGEPVIYTYDGWRGLRLTSRTDQLGKQTSYAYDTGGFVAKVTDPNTNTIQYANDAHGNVVATTTCRTGTCQTAHAEYYLNTNDPFDPRNDRPTKLRDARSASATDNTYATTLEYNSFGEQLKQTTPATSDFPNGRATSIAYTDGSEAAVGGGTTPAGLVKSKTDARGSTWEYRYTAAGDLAEQTSPTGLVTKLTYDALGRPRTSTEISAAHPDGVTTTLTYDPGSRPATRTLPGVKNEISGVTHTQQTSYAYDDDGNMLSETVADLTGGDSQRVTTYAYDDHGRVESTTDSEGGVLRQAWNTLGQVARVTDPLGVVVENGYSKRGELTSRTLKGWTGSPVAPQPAKDVVLEAFSYDPGGRLATQVDAMGRKTSYIYHGDNLLSQKIADDVKLNGSTTPRDVVLEAHTYDAAGHRIKLVTSVNATTSTTTDFEYDAAARLTSQTFDTAALKRKTAFVYDANNNPIKATLTAAGTTRSEVQELAYNKANQVTKRTVENGDTDLVTSTTYDERGLATSSTDPRGNAEGATAADFTSTMRYDALGRLVEATGPQVKVDKAGVTRDARPTVRSGYDTFGQLTHSVDAEGRTTITGFDKAGRPTSVTAPPYTPPGGTTITPNVTRAYDAAGQVIRTTDPRGYVTGFEYDQLGRQVRITDPAPDGQTPGRTVIEYDLAGEKLATIDPTGARSEATYDDLGRQITGTQIERKPTSAAYTTTMEYDDAGRLLKQTAPGSKATSYTVNAAGEVTTVTDPLTNKTTMDYDLAGRLIKTTDPNRNVTTAEYDLAGRKTVAKDLDATGAVLRTFGYGYDAAGNEISATSPESHVTKQIFDALNRATSLIEPVSADKSITTSFGYDATGARTRITDGRGNATWTTYNSLGLVETVTEPSTTAHPNAADRTWTQIYDKAGNQTATIQPGGVRIDRTFDHLGRLTKETGEGGGAATAERTFGYDLAGRPTTAGDLTVDFNDRSLPLKVSRGSTQETAYGYDELGNPTQRTDAAGTAIFTWDNANRLKTATDPLTARTLTYGYDPASRLMTITATSGTASTQTIDYDNMDRVTGQTLKNGSGTQLAQITYKWDKDDNLTTKTTTGLAGPGTNTYGYDHAGRLTSWTAPGGATTAYEWDAGGNRTKAGNATFTYDERNRLTSGDGTDYTYTPRGTLATSTKAGATTNYTFDAFDRLIADGDSLYSYDALDRMTSRIRGTTKQTFAYAGLSNDLAAITDSSGAIQAKYARDPGGGLLGLMEGTGAAVAALSDLHGDLVATFTTSLQTSTAYDPYGTVTAQTGTKVGLGYQGEYTDPDTGKVNMHARWYQPGSGTFTSRDTATLTPNPSVQANRYAYANASPLTGTDPSGHYTVDSGSLAGTSYGGFGSSGYTTISAGSYSSSGSSGGGQCIGSCGSRGDIGGGATACDILSCGSADVIDPTWIRQFEWNPYIGNEELARLGWEVMPNGRPVDQPNFWYASEKVQNEYMANWSPTMTDEQLAFSWVSAGGLESFAAMERAAREHSADPRLGEWRRMQQVAAKLGYSSYAVPQNASNGTAASRYKYYSQYKSIIRHWKAINDAARTHGIDRNVLTAVVLFESKDWEVQLGKAGATLAAVKEAILRRDPAGGWAASAGVVQLEAYKARWMLIKYYGKEWEKASLGKVIDQLMNPSRAIHLAAAYLRHLKKTIVYKDPSTGRLTHINDKQAALAYCGCSGVTVKDPTTASINDLQYSKFVRWLETGVLDRDDAHIAYGRQATLKGYWSTRGVAEEYWKCINERRGGGTCP
- a CDS encoding DUF1206 domain-containing protein yields the protein MSEAATMARRAADSPAMEKLARVGLVCRGVLYGLIGILAVQIALGDGGREADKNGAIATVADLPFGAVLLWVMAVGFAGLTLWQASEAIFGHGKVLDRVEAGSRVVVYAFVCTALLTLLLSGKSQSDDKRSHDLTAKLLDLPAGQLIVGAIGLGIVALGAYWVWYGFKKKFRKELRPMPPRAGKVMDRLGLAGYLARGLIAGLAGIFVVQAAITFDPDKAGGIDATLRAFADTPVGPWLLVVVALGLLLFAGYCFGEARWRRT
- a CDS encoding phospholipase D-like domain-containing protein; the protein is MRLDDWFLTAEERGNGSSKLAPWTEGNLVRPLIHGSAYFGELSACLAALGKDDLLLFADWRGDPDERLTPDGPEVAAAMAGAAKRGALVRGLIWRSHLDFLRFSSAENRHLGEDIEEAGGQALLDTRVRRGGAHHQKFVVLRHDRDPGRDVAFVGGIDLCHSRRDDAEHLGDPQAAPMPDSYGERPPWHDAQVAINGPAVAEVEKVFCERWEDPAPETRQPFRRLRDRLTRMADVPPLPKPGPPPRPAGRHAVQLLTTYPHLPRALPFAPEGERSVAKAYHKVLGRARSLVYLEDQYLWSTEVIEPFARALEREPGLHMIIVVPRHPDQDGWLAGPASLIGRAEALSRLMRAGNGRVAIYDLENHQGTPVYVHAKVCVVDDVWASVGSDNVNLRSWTYDSELSCAVIDEEPDPRPPAGARRFARDLRLALAAEHLDRDPGGPGAPGDDLADLCDPRGAFEAFAESAARLEAWHRGGCRGPRPPGRLRPHPRPELGRIRRALALPLYRMVVDPDGRPPRLRRSNEF